A window of the Gossypium arboreum isolate Shixiya-1 chromosome 2, ASM2569848v2, whole genome shotgun sequence genome harbors these coding sequences:
- the LOC108485462 gene encoding probable plastidic glucose transporter 3 isoform X2 yields the protein MRGRHADAYSMYKRGTRDYINAYDKEQVRSLNGVSKEIGNPSWKRSFLYILVASLASLLYGYHLGVINETLQSISNDLHFNGNTMAEGLVVSICLGGGFLGSTFSGLIVDRVGFRRAFQLCALPMIIGSSMSATAKNLWGMLLGRLFVGTGMGLGPTLAALYVTEVSPAYVRGTYGSFTQIATSLGLMSSLLIGFPAKETEGWWRICFWVSAVPAALLALFMQFSPESPHWLFKKGRAADAEAAFEKLLGGPYVKGAMAELLKSERGGEAETVKLSELLFGHHRKVVFIGSTLFALQQLSGINAVFFFSSTVFKSAGVSSQSANICVGIANFLGSFAALLLMDKLGRKVLLIGSFSGMVVAMGLQAASASSLVSSSNEVYLSVGGMLLFVLAFSVGAGPVPSLLLSEMFPGRIRAKAMSVCLASHWVVNFFVGLLFLRLLEQIGPLVLNAIFATFCLLAVIFVKRNVLETKGKSLQEIEMTLLPPE from the exons ATGCGGGGACGACACGCCGATGCTTATTCCATGTATAAGCGTGGCACCAGAGATTATATCAATGCCTATGACAAAGAGCAAG TACGTTCACTGAATGGAGTGAGTAAAGAGATTGGAAACCCTTCTTGGAAGCGATCATTCTTGTATATACTCGTGGCATCCTTAGCTTCCCTCTTATACGGTTACCATCTTGG AGTAATTAATGAAACGCTACAAAGTATTTCAAATGATCTTCATTTTAATGGGAATACCATGGCTGAAG GTTTGGTTGTAAGCATATGTTTAGGGGGGGGCTTTCTTGGATCAACCTTCAGTGGTTTGATAGTGGATAGGGTTGGGTTTCGCAGGGCATTCCAGCTATGTGCTTTACCTATGATAATTGGGTCTTCAATGAG TGCAACAGCAAAAAACCTTTGGGGTATGCTTTTAGGGAGGTTATTTGTTGGGACTGGAATGGGTCTTGGCCCAACGCTTGCAGCTCTTTATGTGACAGAG GTTTCTCCTGCTTATGTAAGAGGCACATATGGAAGCTTCACTCAGATTGCAACAAGCCTAGGATTGATGAGTTCTCTGTTAATTGGATTCCCTGCTAAGGAAACTGAGGGTTG GTGGCGCATATGTTTCTGGGTATCTGCTGTTCCTGCTGCTTTACTTGCTCTTTTTATGCAATTTTCTCCAGAGAGTCCCCATTGGCTTTTCAAG AAAGGAAGAGCTGCTGATGCTGAAGCTGCATTTGAGAAACTTTTAGGAGGACCATATGTCAAAGGTGCAATGGCTGAATTGTTGAAGTCAGAGAGAGGAGGTGAAGCAGAAACAGTCAAATTGTCAGAGCTACTTTTTGGTCACCATCGTAAAG TTGTTTTCATTGGGTCTACTCTTTTTGCTTTACAACAGCTTTCTGGTATAAATGCTGTTTTCTTTTTCTCGTCAACCGTCTTTAAGAGTGCTGGTGTATCCTCACAGTCTGCAAACATATGTGTGGGGATTGCCAATTTCTTAG GATCATTTGCTGCATTGCTTTTGATGGATAAACTGGGAAGGAAGGTACTTCTCATTGGAAGTTTCTCAGGTATG GTAGTTGCAATGGGTCTTCAGGCAGCTTCAGCTAGCTCCTTAGTCTCTAGCAGCAATGAAGTTTATCTATCTGTTGGAGGCATGTTGTT GTTTGTCTTGGCCTTTTCTGTGGGTGCTGGACCAGTCCCTAGTCTCCTCCTATCAGAAATGTTTCCAGGCCGGATAAGGGCGAAGGCAATGTCAGTTTGCTTGGCTAGTCATTGG GTGGTAAATTTCTTTGTTGGTCTGTTGTTTTTGCGGTTACTGGAACAGATAGGACCATTAGTCCTGAATGCAATTTTCGCCACCTTCTGTTTGCTGGCAGTAATTTTTGTGAAGAGAAACGTGTTGGAAACTAAAGGAAAATCACTTCAAGAGATCGAAATGACCCTTCTTCCACCAGAGTAG
- the LOC108485462 gene encoding probable plastidic glucose transporter 3 isoform X1 — MRGRHADAYSMYKRGTRDYINAYDKEQGSVRSLNGVSKEIGNPSWKRSFLYILVASLASLLYGYHLGVINETLQSISNDLHFNGNTMAEGLVVSICLGGGFLGSTFSGLIVDRVGFRRAFQLCALPMIIGSSMSATAKNLWGMLLGRLFVGTGMGLGPTLAALYVTEVSPAYVRGTYGSFTQIATSLGLMSSLLIGFPAKETEGWWRICFWVSAVPAALLALFMQFSPESPHWLFKKGRAADAEAAFEKLLGGPYVKGAMAELLKSERGGEAETVKLSELLFGHHRKVVFIGSTLFALQQLSGINAVFFFSSTVFKSAGVSSQSANICVGIANFLGSFAALLLMDKLGRKVLLIGSFSGMVVAMGLQAASASSLVSSSNEVYLSVGGMLLFVLAFSVGAGPVPSLLLSEMFPGRIRAKAMSVCLASHWVVNFFVGLLFLRLLEQIGPLVLNAIFATFCLLAVIFVKRNVLETKGKSLQEIEMTLLPPE; from the exons ATGCGGGGACGACACGCCGATGCTTATTCCATGTATAAGCGTGGCACCAGAGATTATATCAATGCCTATGACAAAGAGCAAGGTTCAG TACGTTCACTGAATGGAGTGAGTAAAGAGATTGGAAACCCTTCTTGGAAGCGATCATTCTTGTATATACTCGTGGCATCCTTAGCTTCCCTCTTATACGGTTACCATCTTGG AGTAATTAATGAAACGCTACAAAGTATTTCAAATGATCTTCATTTTAATGGGAATACCATGGCTGAAG GTTTGGTTGTAAGCATATGTTTAGGGGGGGGCTTTCTTGGATCAACCTTCAGTGGTTTGATAGTGGATAGGGTTGGGTTTCGCAGGGCATTCCAGCTATGTGCTTTACCTATGATAATTGGGTCTTCAATGAG TGCAACAGCAAAAAACCTTTGGGGTATGCTTTTAGGGAGGTTATTTGTTGGGACTGGAATGGGTCTTGGCCCAACGCTTGCAGCTCTTTATGTGACAGAG GTTTCTCCTGCTTATGTAAGAGGCACATATGGAAGCTTCACTCAGATTGCAACAAGCCTAGGATTGATGAGTTCTCTGTTAATTGGATTCCCTGCTAAGGAAACTGAGGGTTG GTGGCGCATATGTTTCTGGGTATCTGCTGTTCCTGCTGCTTTACTTGCTCTTTTTATGCAATTTTCTCCAGAGAGTCCCCATTGGCTTTTCAAG AAAGGAAGAGCTGCTGATGCTGAAGCTGCATTTGAGAAACTTTTAGGAGGACCATATGTCAAAGGTGCAATGGCTGAATTGTTGAAGTCAGAGAGAGGAGGTGAAGCAGAAACAGTCAAATTGTCAGAGCTACTTTTTGGTCACCATCGTAAAG TTGTTTTCATTGGGTCTACTCTTTTTGCTTTACAACAGCTTTCTGGTATAAATGCTGTTTTCTTTTTCTCGTCAACCGTCTTTAAGAGTGCTGGTGTATCCTCACAGTCTGCAAACATATGTGTGGGGATTGCCAATTTCTTAG GATCATTTGCTGCATTGCTTTTGATGGATAAACTGGGAAGGAAGGTACTTCTCATTGGAAGTTTCTCAGGTATG GTAGTTGCAATGGGTCTTCAGGCAGCTTCAGCTAGCTCCTTAGTCTCTAGCAGCAATGAAGTTTATCTATCTGTTGGAGGCATGTTGTT GTTTGTCTTGGCCTTTTCTGTGGGTGCTGGACCAGTCCCTAGTCTCCTCCTATCAGAAATGTTTCCAGGCCGGATAAGGGCGAAGGCAATGTCAGTTTGCTTGGCTAGTCATTGG GTGGTAAATTTCTTTGTTGGTCTGTTGTTTTTGCGGTTACTGGAACAGATAGGACCATTAGTCCTGAATGCAATTTTCGCCACCTTCTGTTTGCTGGCAGTAATTTTTGTGAAGAGAAACGTGTTGGAAACTAAAGGAAAATCACTTCAAGAGATCGAAATGACCCTTCTTCCACCAGAGTAG